ACAGCTTTGTGAGACCATTATATTCTGATGCTTCCTGAAATAATGTGGcatctttgtggggtgggggtggggggtagaaaTCCCTGAATTTTTGTATCTGTAcaaattgtgctttttttttttttcagcgttCTCTTTGATCTGTTAAACAACGACATTATCTGTCTTCAAAGCAATTTTTTCAAGttgtaggggaaaaaaaaaaggcaggggatGGTTAAAAATGTTACACAATGTTAAAGCTAATCTAAAAAGTCAATGCAAAACTTCAGTAAACAAGATGTGTGGACAATATCCAGATCAGAAACACACCCTATTCCTTCCATCAAAATAAACAACCCAATTTCACACTGATCATTTTTCCCTTTGAAACTATGACCACACTAGCACCATCAAAAGATAACAGAAAATGTATTCAGAAgtttgtgcatttttttcttcctttgcacTCAAGGTACACACCAATGCCCTCCAACTCCTGCCCATGCGAAAACAAAAAAATCACTGTGAGCCTGCTGTGCCCTGACCAGCAAGCCCCACCCTGATTTGAAAAATATAGCCTGTATTCTAAGAACAGGACTTTGTGCTGAACAGCAACTAACTCGAACACAATGAGGTATAAAGGAGAACAGGAAGATTTTCCCTGTTGGAGCAGCattaaccaccaccaccacaatcaACACAGCATGGTCAACAAGAACACCAATGTCCTACAGGAACAAACTCTACTTCTACTTTttatcctcaaaaaaaaaaaagttacaatatAGCCTTTATggcttggtccacaaaatcacaCTGAAATCCTCCACTGTGCACAGCAGCACATTTGTGTGCGTCTAAACCCACAAACTGGGGAAGAACTAAGTCTTCACTGCACTTTACTGGGAAAATAAGGGGCggatgggaagggaggaaggaaaggttcTGAGGTAGATAGACCCAAATTCACAGGCTTAAAACCTGTAGGGAAAGGTTAACATTCGTCTgcaaaaaaaattcttttaagATGAGGTAGGCATAAAACAGTGTTGTATCTTTTTTTCACTCTTAAAGAATTTCCCTGAGACACAGTTTCTCCTTGCAATTTTTACAAACAGATTAGAAGACAAGAATTCGATtgtttccaaagtccaccacaatgATCATACCATCAGGTGTGACTGCTATACCCGAGGGGCGGTCCATCTGCCCGAAGCCACTTCCCTGAGTGCCAAACTTGCACAAAAAGCTGCCATTGGCCTCGAATATCTGCACTCGATGATTCCGTGAGTCGGCTACGATGATGCGTCCTTCTTGATCCACTGCAACTCCCTGTGGGCGCAGAAACTGCCCATTGCTTGTGCCCTCTGACCCCAAGAAGCGGGCTGACTGGCAATCTGGGTGAATGACGAGCAGGCGGTGATTGTTGAAGTCAGTCACAACAAGGTGCCCCTCATGGTTGAAGGCCACGCCTCGAGGAGAATCAAAGTGCTTCCAGAGCGCTCCTTCAAAGCCatacttgtttaagaaggctccATCTGGGCCAAAAAGCTGAATGCGATGATTCCTTGTATCTGAAACCAGGATTTTTCCCTCCGAGTTGACTGCTACATCCCATGGGTAATTGAATTGCCCATTTTTAGTTCCTTTTTCTCCAAACTTCAGTATGAACTGACCATCGAATGTGAAGATCTGTATGCGATGATTGTCCTTGTCTGCCACAATGATTCTCCGAGAACTATCACAGGCAACCCCTGCAGGACGATCAAACTGACCAGGCCTGGATCCCAATGTGCCAAACTTGTGAAAGAATGCACCACAGGGCTTAAACACTTGGATGCGATTATTACTTCGGTCAGCAGCGATGATGTAGCCTTCTCTGTCCACACAAACTCCCCAGGGGCGACAAAGCTTGCCATCACCATCTCCCTCACCGCCAAAAGACACTGCTGGAAGCCCAACGCCAACATAGCTGCGCCCAGACTTCACTGTAACCTTAAAAGGGCTGCTATCAATGTGCTGGTTGCATACCATAATAGAGATGAGATGCTCCCCTTCTAGTTGTGGGCGGTAGCTGACCAGGTAGGTCCCATTCTGTTGGTCATTCACATCGGCACCAAACAAGTTGCCATCAGGACCCATCACCAATGCAGATATCATGTCACCGCCTAAAAGGCATGTTTCACCATCATGGTCATACCCAATCACAGTGAAAGAGGCCACCTTGCCCTGGAGTGCACGTTTAAGTCCTTCCCCAGTGGCTTTTGTCAGAGGCGCAAATGCTCCACTGCTGACAAGCCCAATGGATTTAATGGCCAAATATAAGGCCTGGTCAGGTGGTGTGAACATGATGCGATCATCTTCCTGGGGCTGCAAGAAACCTCGCACATTCTTCAGCTCCTGCACCTGAGCTAGCATCCGGTCTCGGGCTAACAGTATATCCAGACTGCGGCCATCCTCTAACACCTGTTGAACTGCATTAATGGTACTGTCTAACTTGTTCAGGTTCTGACGCAACTTCTCAACTTGCAGGTACAGAGATTTTGCTTTTACTTGACGAATCTTCTCCacctaagattaaaaaaaaaaaaaaaaaagaaagaaagaatagtaAGATACATCTAAAGTAATTGAGGGCTACTGTCGAATGGATAAACAGCAGAGCTCAAGTCCAATATAAGATTCTGTGACGTTTTGTGATTTTAATGCATAATCATTTGGCATACAGGAGCACCTCTGATAGGCAGCATTCTCCAGTCTGAGAAACATATTGTGCAGAAGACTGAAGGGTCATTGGTAGGAAACCAATACAAaccaagggggtccttttacagagctgtggtaagcactaacgtgtgcttatCGCAGCAAAAAATGCCTTACCATGGGGCACGCTCAGGTGCTATCCACACtccaaagagattttttttttttagggctggAGGTGGAGAGCAGgaatgttctgcactaatcagttagcacggcTACATTGCTGCGTGCCAACCGATTAGCGtgtgattagtgcatgagcccttactgaccaCAAActaggtggcggtgggggggttcacatgctaatgggaaaattagcacatgaccattagtataaaaaaatagaaaagtcagccattttaccccagcagtaaaaatggctttaatgagtaggaatgacccatgtaaggacaCACTAAAGccaatttttactgctgtttggaaaaaaaaaaagaggcccctGTATAAACTGTGCCTTTTTCATGAGAGATAACACttcattgtgtttttatttttcaaatcagacCACCAACCacaccacaaagaaaaaaaaaacaccatttgGAAAACAGGGACAgttttactttataaaataaatttttaGAAACATTTTGCCCAAGCGATAGTGTCTATTGGGAAGGCTCTATCAGTCTGTCCTTCTGTACACACAGACACGAAAACACATGCTTCATGGAGTCCGTTAGCCTAACAAGATATACTTTACTGTGACTTTGCATATCCAGTCCCTGGACATATGAGTTTGCAAATGGAGTTAGAAAAAAACATGCAATTTTGTCACAATAACCCTGGAATTCTGTATGGCATGACTTAAGTTGTacgtgcaaatccagtcgtattctggatttgcgcatgcagcttaattagttaagccaatcagtgccaataattgccaactgacactaattggtattaattagaatttacgcgcagtactgtctaagcatattctgtaacatgatgcgcataaattctaagtcacatatttgagagggggcatggccaagggcatggaatgggtggatcacaggtgtttctaaaatctgtgtgtgtagttatagaaaaCACCCGGTTCATGTGTAATTtaagcattgggatttacaccaaggtttactttgcataactgcccgtggctaaatttagtcacgcagactggtgctcggcatattctataaactgcatggaaatttaggcatatttcattttggtgctgatttttcagacatcatatatagaatctagtcctaggtGTGCATTTTTCAACTTGATATGTATTGATTTGATGGATTTTCTGTTTTGATTTTTGTTGGGAGAAATTTAATATAAATTATGTCTAAGGAAGCAACCGCTCAGATTTAGATGAGAAATGAGATATGCAAATAAGGAGAAACTGTTAAAAATGTCAAAGATTAGGGCTGTTTATTCAGTAGCATGCCTTAAAAACTTTAGTGTgtgcaaaattgatttaacacAACCTATGAACTAACATGCATAAATTCAGTTAGCAAGTATTAATGTCTGGAAAAGCAGGGGAGGAAAATCAAAAAATGACACAAAGAAAACTTCTTCCATGCACATCTCTATCAAACATTTaattaccattaaaaaaaaaaataagcagcagCAAAACTACCTTCAGGAGTTCCTGTTCCTTACCCCTtcccatatttttttatttttattttttaccttcCAGAGAAGCTCACATTCTCTATCTTCCAAAGCCTTCTTGTGCCTAGATGTGCTGGCTTTGACCTCTGACTGTACAACCTTGGCCTTCATTTCCACCTGTTCTGCAACAGCTTGGGCTTGTTCAATGCTCAGCTAAAAAGGAAATGGACACATGTTTACCCCTTAGAATAATAAAGATGCTTAAGCCAAACCCTCAATCAGAAAATGCATTACAGTCGGTGTATCAATCTATCACTCTGATGGTCATCTGTATCAAAGAGGGACTGAATGCTTTTTGGCAGTTGACTCAGGATCTGGCAGGTAGAAATCCAAATCTGCTGGGGATCAAGTTCACATATTTCCCTTAGTTCTACCTCTTGTCTAAGTATGGCTTCATCATAGATTTATAAGGACATTTCCTAAATAGCATACATGTTAGGGTATTTCATATCCTAGTTTTATGTTCGACAGTTGTTTTCCACTCCATTGTCACAGTGTAAACCAATCTCTGtttaaaagaaaacacaaacaattTTCTTGAGATTTACAGGTGAAAGGTTCAGTAGTGTCTCGCAGCCTAGTACAGTAGACATCAACTTATCTCATTATCAGCTGTTGACTATGGAGCAACAGGTATTCTCTAAAGGATTATCCTTTGTGCCCACACAAAGGCATGATGTTTTTCAAAGTAGAGTTGATCTTGAGAGGTTTAtggtggtcagcagtgggttgagatcctgaggaaccaggttcaattccctctgcagctctgtgtgatcctgggcaagctctccattgcccctggtacaataaataacttagattgtgagcccataagGGACAgtacaaagtacctgtaatagaaattgtaattCGCATGGtcccctcagggatcacttgcagtataccaagtgctgaaaataattaACAATAGAACATTTCAAGTTaagttatttttttcagaatGGATATCAAGAATTTGATATATCTAGGAGTAAGAAATAAGTCCAAGTGGGTACCTCTGGTCCCCCGAGCCAGTGCTTTTGATTTTTAATCAAATGGTCTTAAAAAGAACTGGATCTGGTAGACAAGATGGATTATTACGTCAACTTCAACTGCTCTAAGAATTTCAGGCATTAAAGAATCTTGGAGCAACTCTGGATATTGTGATATGGAGAGCAGATAAAGGGGGTGCCACAATGATCCTAGATCGAGATATGAAAGACACTGAATTTTGTAGAGAATTGTTGAATGACTGACTATACCGAGTTGCTGAAGGACCCTACACATGAATTATAGGCTACAATTTTTAAGATCACTGGAGCAGGATAAGCACACGATTTTATTACTCAAAAGGagttccatttttttaaacattggaaGCCCTAAGATTTCAGCATTTTACATATTGCCTAAGATACATAAAACCTCAATGAATCTGCCTGGAAGACCTATCGTCTCCAGCAGAGGATCACTACTGGAACCACTATCGGTGTATACAGACTGTATTGTGCATCTATTGGTAGAACTGGGACGCTCTTAAATCAAAGATTCAACAGACTTTATGACTCATTTGGCAACTAAACAGGCCACATACAGAACTTCTGGCTACACACTAGATGTTATATCCCTCTATATGGTTACTCCACAAGAGGAAGATAAAGTTTTGAAAGTCTTTTTGGATCAACGTGAAGACATCCAGGTTCCTTCTATTTTTATACTGGAACTAATCTCTTTGGCAATGAAGAAAAACTTTTTTCAATATAATAGAAGGTTAAATTATGGGTATATTTTATAGATGATGTCTTCCTACTATGGGATGGCTCGGAGCACGAGTTAAAGGATTTTACAGAAATTTTGAACAGAAGCTATGCAAGGTCGAAGTTTACTATGCACATGAACTTTACATCTAtgtcttttttaaatgttttggtaAAGAAAGAAGTTGAAAGCTTTGCCACTACTGTGTATCGTAAATCAACTGATAGAAATACTTTTTCAGATTACCAGAGTTGCCATCCCAGATTGTTAAAAGACAGTCTCCCATTTTCTCAGTTTGTGAGATACCGCAGAATATGCTCTGAAGATGAATTTAGAAGACATGCAAAAGATCTACAGAAGATATTACTGGCCCATGGCTACCCTTCAACAGTTGTGAAGCATACATTTAGTGAACAAAGTTTAACAGGGATTTCTTATTGCTACCTCGCACAGCTTCACAGGATGAAGAAGACAATTTAACTTGTGCATTGAAATATACTTCGGCAATCAAATTTATTACTAAAGCAATTAGAAAACCAAATTTATTGCTAAAGCGATTAGAAAATACCCAAATACCAAATTTATTACAAAAGCGATCAGAAAACACTGGGATATTGTGACTTGGGTATTTTCTAATCGCTTTAGTAATAAATTTGGTTGCTGAAGTATATTTCAATACACACGTTAAATTGTCTTCATCCTGTGCAGATAAGCAATAAGAAATCCCTGTGAGAACATGCTAGGGGTAAACGTTTTAGAAAAACACGTTAGGTTTCCATATAGAAAATTTTGTGTCCCTCGGTGCTTCCTGCTAGATTTTCTGAAACTCAGTTGTTTAATGAAAATGGACACTACTTGCGGAGAACGCACTGTGTATACCTTGATGAGAAAGACAAATAAGTTTATACATCTTACCACTTGTACTGCATATTTATTGACTACCAATGTTTCTTGTAAGAGAAATCATGTGATCTACTGTATTGTCTGCCCTCATCAAAAACTATACATGGGGCAAACTAGTAGGCAACTTTGGGTGTGCTTGctggagcacaaaaaaaatacCAACACAAAAATTGTCAGCTCCTCTTGCAGCACACTGCATACAATACTGACACTGTTTTGAGTTGCTGTGGTGTGTGGTATTACAGTGGACTGCTTCTTTAATCAGAGGATATGACTGTCTTAAGGTCCTTATACAGCAAGAACAGTGGATATTCCATCTTGGGATTCTGGAACCCAACGGGCTGAATGTTCGTATCGAGTGGTGCCAATTCTATTGATCACTATTGATTGGCTCTAAGGGAAGTTTGGAATCTGACATCATTATTAAAGGGGAAGCCATCTTCCTGGAGCTGTGTTAGCCCTTTGTACATGTCAGCCATTTACTATGGTGCTGTGCACAGAAAAAAGTAAGCATATGGAGTAGAAAATTGTAATTGTTCAGTAACATGTGgaagatttattttttattctcttCTTTTCCAGTGCAATCCATGAGCCCTGAAGCAGCCTACATAAAACGCTGGCCCCCAACGGTCATGGATTTGCATTGTGCACACTGGAGGAAGAAGGCATGACTGTTTGAGCTAagttaaaaatgtcttttaaaaaatttattttcatgtTGCTGCAAGTTGAAGGAGGTTATTTTTAGTGCtgattgttctgtcctctgacagcctttccctgattgtaatgtggctctggggtgagtgtgacactttttctgtcaatctcactgcagagtcacatgagtGTTGCATTgttaggggtgtagttatcaggcaatgtgacttcactagcctgtctgtatagaactgttatatgattggttatgctgttgctagttggcaggctctgttcccattggtggttTTCCCCCTGCTCACTGGGTCAGTGTGCGCCCTTTTCTGTTCCATTTAGTCTGAGGGAGGCTCCATTTGTTAGACAGTACAGAACCCTTTCCTGCCTTACCCTCTGTTAGagtacttagtttttaccttgaatatatcttgctGAAAAAGATATTGTACATCATTCAACCAGCTCTGAGCTAATGTTGTTCTCAGTATCACGGAGACTCTTTGGcattggggcagaacctctgatctacagttgtCTGTGAGTAAACATTGTGTGAACTGGTGTACCAAGGTTATACATCAGGATATAAGACTTAGAAGctacaagtcttagaggcctgaaCAATGATGAAGAGTATTAAGCTCTATAGCCTTTGTTTATCTGAAGCTCTATGAGGCTTTCCCCTCATATCTTTATATAAAATTTATATACTTCTTATGCTTTAAATCTCAAGAGAATTGTTTACATATTTTGCTTTGAATTTACTTTTTTGATTCTCTTGCCCTGGAGATATTGTTtgtaaaagaaaacacaaacatttATCATTAAAACAAAACAGTTCAGAGGAGATTTCCAGTATGCAGTGGAGCTGAATGGACGCATGTGGCTGGACCTCCTGCACACTCCAGCATAACTGACCTTTTTATACCGGCCCTGTGACATTTTTGCAGCTGATATCATATTTATATGCACTGCCCATAACACTATTGGGTGAATCTGGATGCAGCAAATGTGGGGCCAGGTAATGCTGCTGAAAACACCTAAGCAGCAAAGGGGAAAAAATCAAACCCACATCACCCAAGATGGTGCAGGTGAATGAGGGAGCTATAGCTTCACTCACCGGCGATTTTGCAACAGAAATCTCCAAAATTGTTGGTGATGCCAGAAGATAAGTTAAATAAATTACATACAGTAACTGAGGAGA
This genomic interval from Microcaecilia unicolor chromosome 1, aMicUni1.1, whole genome shotgun sequence contains the following:
- the TRIM71 gene encoding E3 ubiquitin-protein ligase TRIM71, whose translation is MAAFPEADYQLCALCKEVCGSPAPGSSGSSTSSSSSSQTSNSSSSCGSSSSRQSQQQQAAVGRRGAGLHVLPCLHAFCRPCLEAHASPGEPLKLRCPLCDHKVLLSEAGMDALPSAAFLHLSSLLDAVVVSAAEESGKSNGGGSSSSNNHRHQPPRSALLRRHAQQPQPGEPRCSSCDEGSGASSHCLDCREYLCERCVRAHQRVRLTKDHFIERFPPDPGLPGSSPSSSNAVAGVGACPGGGSPPLSSLSQAFSPPFSILPVFPERLSYCQQHDQEVLHFYCDTCSVPICRECTMGRHTGHSFIYLQDALQDSRALTIELLADAQQGRQAIQLSIEQAQAVAEQVEMKAKVVQSEVKASTSRHKKALEDRECELLWKVEKIRQVKAKSLYLQVEKLRQNLNKLDSTINAVQQVLEDGRSLDILLARDRMLAQVQELKNVRGFLQPQEDDRIMFTPPDQALYLAIKSIGLVSSGAFAPLTKATGEGLKRALQGKVASFTVIGYDHDGETCLLGGDMISALVMGPDGNLFGADVNDQQNGTYLVSYRPQLEGEHLISIMVCNQHIDSSPFKVTVKSGRSYVGVGLPAVSFGGEGDGDGKLCRPWGVCVDREGYIIAADRSNNRIQVFKPCGAFFHKFGTLGSRPGQFDRPAGVACDSSRRIIVADKDNHRIQIFTFDGQFILKFGEKGTKNGQFNYPWDVAVNSEGKILVSDTRNHRIQLFGPDGAFLNKYGFEGALWKHFDSPRGVAFNHEGHLVVTDFNNHRLLVIHPDCQSARFLGSEGTSNGQFLRPQGVAVDQEGRIIVADSRNHRVQIFEANGSFLCKFGTQGSGFGQMDRPSGIAVTPDGMIIVVDFGNNRILVF